One Dictyoglomus turgidum DSM 6724 DNA window includes the following coding sequences:
- a CDS encoding RidA family protein, whose amino-acid sequence MKEIISTSKAPSAIGPYSQGIKVGNMVFISGQIPIDPDTGNVVEGGIKEQTKRVLENVKAILESIGGSLNNVVKTTVFMVDLEEFSEMNEVYKEYFPNNPPARSTIQVSALPKNVKIEIEAIAVF is encoded by the coding sequence ATGAAAGAGATAATTTCGACCTCAAAAGCTCCTTCTGCTATTGGTCCTTACTCTCAAGGAATAAAGGTAGGGAATATGGTATTTATCTCGGGACAAATTCCAATTGATCCAGATACGGGAAATGTGGTAGAGGGAGGAATAAAGGAACAAACCAAAAGAGTTTTAGAGAATGTAAAAGCTATATTAGAATCCATAGGTGGAAGTTTAAATAATGTAGTAAAGACTACAGTATTTATGGTAGATTTGGAAGAGTTTTCTGAGATGAATGAGGTATATAAAGAATATTTTCCTAACAATCCTCCTGCAAGATCAACTATACAGGTTTCTGCTCTTCCCAAAAATGTAAAAATTGAAATTGAAGCAATAGCGGTCTTTTAA
- a CDS encoding FumA C-terminus/TtdB family hydratase beta subunit: MKRIYIPDDIEKLERFEVGEWILLNGVLYSARDQACKKLVDMIDKGVELPFNLKDIIIYHMGPSPAPPGRVVGSAGPTTSKRMDPFVAELMRNGVKGFIGKGMRGKEVIEAIKKYKGFYLVTVGGAGAYLGDRIKNMEILAFPELGPEAIYYLEVFDFPAMMAIDSKGNSFWKI; this comes from the coding sequence ATGAAAAGGATCTATATTCCTGATGATATTGAAAAATTGGAGAGGTTTGAGGTAGGGGAATGGATACTTTTAAATGGGGTGTTGTATTCTGCAAGAGACCAAGCTTGTAAAAAATTAGTAGATATGATAGATAAAGGAGTTGAACTACCTTTTAATTTAAAGGATATTATTATCTATCATATGGGACCTTCTCCTGCACCACCCGGTAGAGTGGTAGGTTCTGCAGGACCTACTACAAGCAAAAGGATGGATCCTTTTGTGGCAGAGCTCATGAGGAATGGAGTAAAGGGATTTATTGGAAAGGGAATGCGAGGTAAAGAAGTAATTGAAGCAATAAAAAAATATAAAGGTTTTTATCTCGTAACAGTAGGAGGAGCGGGAGCGTATCTTGGAGATAGAATTAAGAATATGGAAATTTTGGCTTTTCCTGAACTTGGTCCTGAAGCCATTTATTATTTAGAGGTTTTTGATTTTCCTGCCATGATGGCTATTGACTCTAAAGGAAACTCCTTCTGGAAGATATAA
- the rdgB gene encoding RdgB/HAM1 family non-canonical purine NTP pyrophosphatase has product MDKFIILATKNEGKIREILDILSEYRSWIKTLKDLNLDIELPEELGESYEENAFIKARYIAELTGYPVIAEDSGLEIDALKGELGIHSARFGGSVGYKEKIRLVLEKMKDIPWEDRKARFVCKAVFYDEKEDIKIITGGKVEGYIAYEPRGERGFGYDPIFYFPPLGKTFGEINEFEKNKYSHRFMAFNKLKLFLECFYKGGKL; this is encoded by the coding sequence ATGGATAAGTTTATTATATTGGCGACAAAAAACGAAGGTAAAATAAGAGAAATATTGGATATTCTCTCAGAGTATAGAAGTTGGATAAAAACTTTGAAAGATTTAAATCTTGACATAGAACTTCCTGAAGAGTTAGGTGAAAGTTATGAAGAAAATGCTTTTATCAAAGCAAGGTATATTGCTGAACTTACAGGTTATCCTGTTATTGCAGAAGATTCGGGTCTTGAAATTGATGCTTTAAAAGGAGAATTAGGCATTCATTCTGCAAGGTTTGGAGGAAGTGTGGGATATAAGGAAAAGATAAGATTGGTTTTGGAGAAGATGAAAGATATTCCATGGGAAGATAGAAAAGCAAGATTTGTATGTAAGGCAGTGTTTTATGATGAAAAAGAAGACATAAAAATTATTACAGGTGGGAAAGTTGAGGGGTATATTGCTTATGAGCCGAGAGGAGAAAGGGGTTTTGGTTATGATCCTATTTTTTATTTTCCCCCATTGGGTAAGACCTTTGGGGAAATAAACGAGTTTGAGAAAAACAAATATAGCCATAGATTTATGGCTTTTAATAAGTTAAAATTATTTTTAGAATGTTTTTATAAAGGGGGTAAGCTATGA
- the rph gene encoding ribonuclease PH, giving the protein MVRIDKRSNTDLRPVKITRKYLKYPLGSVLIEMGETKVICTVSMEEKVPPFLKGTNQGWLTAEYGMLPGSTPERKVRDVVKGAINGRSQEIQRLIGRSLRAVVDFSKLGERTIWIDADVIQADGGTRTAAITGAFVALYDALEKLKREGIIKEIPIREFVAAVSVGIVDGEILLDLSANEDMRAEVDMNVVMTESGKFVEIQGTAEKTPFTHEQLQHMLNLAKQGIMRLIEIQKKTLGLL; this is encoded by the coding sequence ATGGTAAGGATTGATAAAAGATCAAATACGGATTTAAGACCTGTGAAAATAACAAGAAAATATTTAAAGTATCCCTTGGGGTCGGTTTTAATTGAGATGGGAGAAACAAAAGTTATATGCACTGTTTCCATGGAAGAAAAAGTTCCCCCTTTTCTTAAGGGTACAAATCAGGGATGGTTGACTGCTGAATATGGGATGCTTCCAGGTTCTACTCCAGAAAGAAAGGTGAGAGACGTAGTAAAAGGTGCGATAAATGGGAGATCTCAAGAAATTCAAAGGCTTATAGGGAGATCTCTAAGGGCAGTAGTTGATTTTAGCAAGCTTGGGGAAAGAACTATCTGGATTGATGCAGATGTTATTCAGGCAGATGGTGGTACAAGGACCGCTGCTATAACTGGGGCTTTTGTGGCTCTTTATGATGCTTTAGAAAAGTTGAAGAGGGAGGGAATCATAAAAGAGATACCTATAAGAGAATTTGTTGCTGCTGTAAGTGTGGGAATCGTAGATGGAGAAATTCTTCTTGATCTCTCTGCTAATGAGGACATGAGGGCCGAAGTGGATATGAATGTGGTTATGACAGAAAGTGGTAAATTTGTGGAAATTCAAGGAACTGCTGAGAAAACTCCTTTTACCCATGAACAGTTGCAACATATGCTTAACCTTGCTAAGCAGGGTATTATGAGATTAATTGAAATTCAAAAGAAAACTCTTGGGTTACTTTAG
- a CDS encoding fumarate hydratase produces MFRVINQEEIYKKLVDLIEKVNFSLPEDVEKALLESRKKEEDKNAQIVLDILIENAKIAKEKKIPVCQDCGMVVAFVEIGRNLCINGNIENAINDAVRTVYVNDFLRKSVVRDPLRRINTEDNTPAVIHYDVVDGDKLRINILIKGFGSENASVVKNLLPTVSREELINEIIEHIKLFGPNACPPLIVGIGIGGTLEKAAILSKKALLRPIGKHNDDPFWASLEDELLEKINNLNIGPGGLGGKTTALAVNIESYPVHIAGFTLAINLQCCAVRHGWVEI; encoded by the coding sequence ATGTTTAGAGTCATTAATCAGGAGGAAATTTATAAGAAGTTGGTAGATTTGATAGAAAAAGTAAATTTTTCTTTACCTGAGGACGTAGAAAAAGCTTTGCTAGAATCAAGAAAAAAAGAAGAAGATAAAAATGCTCAAATTGTTCTTGATATTCTTATAGAAAACGCAAAAATTGCTAAAGAAAAAAAGATTCCTGTATGTCAAGATTGTGGAATGGTGGTGGCTTTTGTAGAGATTGGTAGAAATTTATGTATTAATGGGAATATAGAGAATGCTATAAATGATGCAGTAAGAACAGTTTATGTAAATGATTTTCTCAGAAAGTCTGTAGTTAGGGATCCTTTAAGGAGAATTAATACAGAGGACAATACTCCTGCAGTTATTCACTATGATGTGGTTGATGGAGATAAGTTGAGAATAAATATACTGATAAAGGGCTTTGGAAGTGAAAATGCGAGTGTGGTAAAAAATTTACTTCCTACTGTATCAAGAGAGGAGTTAATTAATGAGATTATAGAGCATATAAAACTTTTCGGGCCTAACGCATGTCCTCCATTAATTGTGGGTATAGGTATAGGAGGTACTTTAGAGAAGGCTGCAATTTTATCTAAGAAAGCATTATTGAGGCCTATAGGTAAACATAATGATGATCCTTTTTGGGCATCTTTGGAAGATGAACTTTTGGAGAAGATAAATAATCTCAATATAGGCCCTGGAGGGCTTGGGGGAAAAACTACAGCTTTAGCGGTAAATATAGAGAGTTATCCTGTTCATATTGCAGGATTTACTCTTGCAATAAATCTCCAATGCTGTGCGGTAAGGCATGGGTGGGTTGAGATATGA
- the hrcA gene encoding heat-inducible transcriptional repressor HrcA, with translation MLDERKKTILKITVKDYIESAHPVSSRVLAKKYLLGWSPATIRNEMADLEEEGYLIQPHTSAGRIPSDRGYRFYVDFLLDGYELYEEDIKVANSIIFSVLDWESLLKKVAELMSERTTFIGVVLYPQLRNTTLKKIEFVDLREETVVIIVTTATGIVKEKIIRLSRSITEEELQRIRVKLNKEFGNKELQKVYWNLSKEEKRINIPSEIIETLKDILKELIYTGKEEGVFVSGLSKILKHLEFQDINKVKTLVDVLEEEKTLSSLLFTAFLNKGLTILIGQEINIPELSDCSVITTVYSLGDNITGSIGMIGPKRMKYERILAFVELIGKTLSERLTQILGEY, from the coding sequence TTGTTAGATGAAAGAAAAAAAACAATATTAAAAATAACTGTAAAAGATTACATTGAATCTGCCCATCCAGTAAGCTCAAGGGTACTTGCTAAAAAGTACCTTTTAGGATGGAGTCCTGCTACTATACGTAATGAAATGGCAGATCTTGAGGAAGAGGGTTATCTCATACAACCCCATACATCGGCGGGAAGAATCCCCTCTGATAGAGGATATAGATTCTATGTAGATTTTTTGTTGGATGGATATGAGCTTTACGAGGAAGATATAAAGGTTGCAAATAGTATTATTTTTTCTGTTCTTGATTGGGAGAGCCTTTTGAAGAAGGTAGCAGAGTTGATGTCCGAAAGAACCACTTTTATTGGGGTTGTTTTATACCCCCAATTGAGAAATACCACTCTTAAGAAAATAGAGTTTGTGGATTTGAGGGAGGAAACTGTAGTTATTATTGTCACTACCGCGACAGGGATAGTAAAGGAGAAAATTATAAGGTTATCGAGGTCTATTACAGAAGAAGAATTACAAAGAATAAGAGTGAAATTAAATAAAGAGTTTGGAAATAAAGAGCTTCAAAAGGTATATTGGAATTTAAGTAAAGAAGAAAAGAGGATTAATATTCCTTCTGAGATTATAGAGACCTTGAAGGACATATTGAAAGAATTGATTTATACGGGAAAGGAAGAGGGAGTATTTGTCTCTGGTCTTTCTAAAATACTGAAACATTTGGAATTTCAGGATATTAATAAAGTGAAGACATTGGTTGATGTCTTAGAAGAAGAAAAAACTTTGTCTTCTTTACTTTTTACCGCTTTTCTTAATAAAGGACTTACTATACTTATTGGTCAGGAGATAAATATTCCAGAACTTAGTGATTGTAGTGTTATCACTACAGTTTATTCCTTAGGGGATAATATTACGGGATCTATTGGTATGATAGGTCCCAAAAGGATGAAATACGAAAGAATCCTTGCCTTCGTAGAATTAATAGGAAAGACATTATCCGAGAGACTTACACAAATTTTGGGTGAGTATTAA
- a CDS encoding rhomboid family intramembrane serine protease produces MIPLRDDIPSRRCPIVNMTLIFLNIFVFLWEMLLPQRVLESIIFKYGVVPYRFFSLNLLPHGILTLFTSMFLHGGWSHIIGNMLYLYIFGDNVEDAMGHFRYLVFYLLSGILAGLTQIFFNTNPYMPAIGASGAIAGVLGAYMRYFPLAKVLTMTFFVFFIDFIYIPAFLYIGLWFIMQISSGIFSLLINISGGIAWWAHIGGFVFGFILAKHFRRRRYWVYYY; encoded by the coding sequence ATGATTCCTCTGCGAGATGATATACCGTCTCGAAGGTGTCCTATAGTTAATATGACTCTTATCTTCTTGAATATTTTTGTTTTTTTATGGGAGATGTTATTACCTCAAAGGGTCTTAGAAAGTATAATATTTAAATATGGGGTAGTCCCATATAGGTTTTTCAGTTTAAATTTACTTCCTCATGGGATTTTAACCCTTTTTACTTCTATGTTTTTACACGGTGGATGGTCTCACATCATTGGTAACATGCTTTATTTGTATATATTTGGTGACAATGTAGAGGATGCTATGGGGCATTTTAGATATCTTGTTTTTTATCTTCTTTCTGGAATTCTTGCTGGGTTGACTCAAATCTTCTTTAATACTAACCCTTATATGCCTGCTATAGGAGCGAGCGGAGCGATTGCAGGTGTTTTAGGAGCATATATGAGATACTTTCCCTTAGCGAAGGTTCTAACTATGACTTTTTTTGTATTTTTTATAGATTTTATTTATATCCCTGCTTTTTTATATATAGGTCTTTGGTTTATAATGCAAATTTCATCAGGGATATTCTCTCTTTTAATTAATATTAGTGGTGGAATAGCTTGGTGGGCACATATTGGGGGGTTTGTTTTTGGTTTCATCTTAGCAAAGCATTTTAGGAGAAGAAGATATTGGGTTTATTACTACTAA
- a CDS encoding RsmE family RNA methyltransferase: protein MSPMFFATTFKEPDLLYIEDKEDIFHMVNVLRIREGEKIDVNYNSKIFRAYVEKIEEDRVICKIIEKIGNKEANVEVYLCQSLPKKESWEIILEKCTEIGVVGFIPLQTQRSIVNLSRDELNKKYQRWNKVIKEAVKQCGRNKLPLLYKVQTLEESLNLAKKENADILIAWEGAELSLKNIIRNNIRDKIFLFIGPEGSFTDEEINLMKKYNGIFFNMGPRILKVETAAIVASALLLYEKGGLGLF from the coding sequence ATGTCTCCAATGTTTTTTGCCACCACTTTTAAGGAACCTGATTTACTTTATATTGAGGATAAAGAGGATATTTTCCATATGGTTAATGTTTTAAGAATAAGAGAGGGAGAAAAAATTGATGTAAATTATAATTCAAAGATTTTTAGAGCTTATGTTGAGAAAATTGAAGAAGATAGGGTAATATGTAAGATTATTGAGAAAATTGGGAATAAGGAGGCTAATGTTGAAGTTTATTTATGTCAAAGTTTGCCTAAAAAGGAGTCCTGGGAGATCATTTTAGAAAAATGTACCGAAATTGGTGTCGTAGGATTTATTCCTTTACAAACTCAAAGGAGTATTGTAAACTTATCAAGAGACGAATTGAATAAAAAATATCAAAGATGGAATAAAGTTATCAAAGAAGCTGTAAAACAGTGTGGAAGGAATAAATTACCGTTATTATATAAAGTTCAAACCTTAGAGGAAAGTTTAAATTTGGCTAAAAAGGAGAATGCTGATATATTGATTGCCTGGGAAGGGGCGGAGTTGAGTTTAAAAAATATTATAAGAAATAATATTAGAGATAAAATTTTTCTTTTTATAGGACCTGAAGGAAGTTTTACTGATGAAGAGATTAACCTTATGAAGAAGTATAATGGTATTTTTTTTAATATGGGTCCAAGAATATTAAAGGTTGAGACAGCTGCAATTGTGGCTTCTGCTCTCCTTCTCTATGAGAAAGGAGGCTTAGGTTTATTTTAA
- a CDS encoding DUF4387 domain-containing protein, with product MRHKLIDLAKVIRTKNSGPFILTIDIIFKDSYVYKRLKEIDYFSKVWWAQVYGINLDDVISVIYFDPVSAVKANIKRRVPSGSPGDTDVYGAQQHAPLLEVEIDV from the coding sequence ATGAGGCATAAATTAATTGATTTGGCAAAAGTAATACGTACTAAAAATAGTGGTCCCTTCATTCTTACCATAGACATTATTTTTAAAGATTCTTATGTGTATAAGAGATTAAAAGAAATAGATTATTTTTCTAAAGTTTGGTGGGCTCAGGTTTATGGGATAAATTTAGATGATGTTATTTCTGTAATTTATTTTGATCCTGTAAGTGCTGTTAAGGCTAATATAAAAAGGAGGGTTCCATCGGGAAGTCCTGGGGATACTGATGTTTATGGAGCCCAACAACATGCTCCTCTTCTTGAGGTGGAGATAGATGTTTAG
- a CDS encoding acyclic terpene utilization AtuA family protein → MLKIFSPTAILGYGFPEKTYYNALSEKPDIIAVDAGSTDPGPYYLGKGISFVDRNATKRDLYYLIKMALKFDIPILVGSSGGCGTKSSLDWTFDIVKEILGTENIKAKVAKIYSDIDKEIVRKAILGDKIKELDGSSKLTVEDLQNVNNIVAQIGISPFIEAYKKGVNIILAGRSYDPAPFSAIPIYKGYPKGLSYHLGKILECGAIAAEPGSGRDGLMGLIFEDRFEVYPLNEDRKCTVISVAAHTLYEKSDPYHLIGPDGVIDLTKSVFIQKDERTVSVMGSEFIESKDKWIKIEGAKYLGIRGVCIAGIRDPIMISQIDEILEKQKILLRENFKDLNKYEIFFHVYGKNGVMGSWEKEKNLSHELCIVIEVIGENQDHVKTILGFLRSSLLHYGYKNRISTAGNLAFPFSPSEVIWGEVFEFKIYHLIKLEDYEFPIEVVEV, encoded by the coding sequence ATGCTTAAGATTTTCTCTCCTACTGCTATTTTAGGATATGGTTTTCCTGAAAAAACTTATTACAATGCCCTCTCAGAGAAGCCAGACATTATTGCTGTAGATGCAGGTTCGACAGATCCTGGACCTTATTACTTAGGTAAAGGTATTTCTTTTGTTGATAGGAACGCTACTAAGAGGGATCTATATTATTTAATAAAAATGGCTTTAAAGTTTGACATACCAATATTAGTCGGAAGTTCAGGAGGATGTGGTACAAAATCTTCTTTAGATTGGACTTTTGATATAGTTAAGGAGATTTTAGGGACAGAAAATATCAAGGCAAAGGTTGCCAAAATTTATAGTGATATTGATAAAGAGATAGTTAGAAAAGCTATTTTAGGGGATAAAATTAAAGAACTTGATGGGTCTTCGAAATTAACTGTAGAAGATCTTCAAAATGTAAATAATATTGTGGCTCAAATAGGTATATCGCCCTTTATTGAGGCTTATAAAAAGGGAGTAAATATAATTTTAGCAGGAAGAAGTTATGATCCAGCCCCGTTCTCTGCAATTCCAATTTATAAAGGATATCCTAAAGGGCTTTCCTACCATTTAGGAAAAATTCTTGAATGTGGGGCAATTGCAGCTGAACCTGGTAGTGGAAGAGATGGGCTCATGGGATTAATTTTTGAGGATCGTTTTGAGGTTTATCCCCTTAACGAAGATAGAAAATGTACTGTTATTTCTGTGGCTGCTCATACTCTATATGAGAAAAGTGATCCCTATCATCTTATTGGTCCCGATGGGGTTATTGATCTTACCAAGTCGGTTTTTATACAAAAAGATGAGAGAACTGTTTCGGTTATGGGTTCAGAGTTTATAGAATCTAAGGATAAGTGGATTAAGATAGAGGGAGCCAAATATCTTGGTATAAGAGGGGTCTGTATAGCTGGAATTAGAGATCCTATCATGATTTCTCAAATAGATGAAATATTAGAAAAACAGAAAATTCTTCTAAGGGAGAATTTTAAAGATTTAAATAAGTATGAAATATTTTTCCATGTATATGGGAAAAATGGAGTTATGGGAAGTTGGGAGAAGGAAAAGAATCTTTCCCACGAACTTTGTATTGTTATTGAGGTGATAGGTGAGAATCAAGATCATGTAAAGACAATACTTGGATTTTTAAGATCTTCGCTTCTTCATTATGGTTATAAAAACCGTATTTCCACAGCTGGAAACCTTGCTTTTCCATTCTCTCCCTCCGAAGTTATCTGGGGAGAGGTTTTTGAATTTAAGATTTACCATCTTATAAAACTTGAAGATTACGAATTTCCAATAGAGGTTGTAGAGGTTTAG
- a CDS encoding methylaspartate ammonia-lyase, with translation MIKDALYSIGLSGFYFDDQRAIKAGAKEDGFAYRGIPLTSGYESVRQKGESISVILILDDDQIAFGDCAAIQYSGAGGREPLFKAKELVKDLENVVFPFLFQEKWESFRFICQKLETLSINGRKLHTALRYGVSQAILDAFSKYYKKTMTEIIRDEYLLNFDIKKIPIFAQSGDERYINVDKMILKRVDVLPHALINNVETKLGWRGEKLIEYLGWLKERVKILGDENYHPIFHIDVYGTIGIAFQYNIDEIVEYMEKLEKICYPYKLRIEGPVDMESKELQIDFLSKIKRKLKERGINVDIVADEWCNSLDDIKDFIKAEAVDMIQIKTPVLGSIHNSIEAVLYCKENNIGAYLGGSCNETDRSAQVSVHIALATQADQILAKPGMGVDEGLMIVYNEMMRTLKILKKKGLNVIDA, from the coding sequence ATGATAAAAGATGCTTTATATTCCATTGGGCTTTCAGGTTTTTATTTTGATGATCAAAGGGCTATTAAAGCAGGAGCAAAAGAAGATGGCTTTGCTTATAGGGGAATTCCTTTAACCTCAGGCTATGAATCTGTAAGACAGAAAGGAGAAAGTATATCGGTAATCTTAATTCTTGATGATGATCAGATAGCCTTTGGGGATTGTGCTGCTATTCAATACTCGGGAGCAGGAGGGAGAGAACCGTTATTTAAAGCAAAAGAATTGGTTAAAGATTTAGAGAATGTAGTATTTCCCTTTCTTTTCCAGGAGAAATGGGAAAGTTTTAGATTCATATGTCAGAAGTTAGAAACCTTGAGTATCAATGGTAGGAAACTTCATACTGCTTTGAGGTATGGAGTTTCTCAAGCTATTCTTGATGCTTTTTCAAAATATTATAAAAAGACCATGACTGAAATTATTCGGGATGAGTATTTGCTAAATTTTGACATTAAAAAGATTCCAATTTTTGCTCAATCAGGAGATGAAAGATATATTAATGTGGATAAAATGATTCTTAAGAGAGTAGATGTTTTACCTCATGCTCTCATCAATAATGTAGAGACAAAGTTAGGATGGCGTGGAGAAAAGTTAATAGAGTATTTGGGATGGTTGAAAGAGAGAGTAAAAATACTTGGAGACGAGAATTATCATCCTATATTTCATATAGACGTTTACGGAACCATTGGAATTGCTTTTCAGTATAATATAGATGAGATAGTAGAATATATGGAAAAACTTGAGAAGATTTGTTATCCATATAAGTTGAGAATTGAAGGGCCTGTAGACATGGAGAGTAAAGAGTTACAAATAGATTTCTTGAGCAAAATAAAGAGAAAACTCAAAGAAAGAGGTATAAATGTGGATATTGTAGCAGATGAATGGTGTAATAGCTTAGATGATATCAAGGATTTTATTAAAGCTGAAGCAGTGGATATGATCCAGATAAAGACTCCTGTTTTAGGTAGTATTCACAATTCTATTGAGGCTGTGCTTTATTGCAAAGAAAACAATATAGGAGCCTATTTAGGTGGTAGTTGTAATGAAACTGATAGGTCGGCTCAGGTTTCCGTCCACATTGCATTGGCAACTCAGGCGGATCAAATTTTGGCAAAACCAGGAATGGGCGTAGATGAAGGACTGATGATAGTTTATAACGAAATGATGAGGACTTTAAAAATATTAAAAAAGAAAGGATTGAATGTTATAGATGCTTAA
- a CDS encoding SDH family Clp fold serine proteinase, translating into MNFWDIFWIIFILSSISPIVRQRVIEAERFRLIQTLERKRGSRVITLIHRQETMNLFGIPIARYINIEDSEEILRAIRLTPEDMPIDLILHTPGGLVLAAEQIAHALKNHKGKVTVFVPHYAMSGGTFIALAADEIIMDENAVLGPVDPQLGEYPAASILNAINRKGADKVEDKTLILGDVAEKAIRQVKESVFELLKDKMPEEKAKEIAEILSTGTWTHDYPITVEEAQKLGLPVKVGLPKEIYALMNLYPQSPGSRPSVQYIPVPYQPYKGGANNKKS; encoded by the coding sequence ATGAACTTTTGGGATATTTTTTGGATCATATTTATTTTGAGTAGTATTTCTCCCATAGTAAGGCAGAGAGTTATAGAAGCAGAGAGATTTAGATTAATTCAGACCCTGGAGAGAAAGAGAGGTTCTAGGGTTATTACTCTTATTCATAGGCAAGAAACTATGAATCTTTTTGGTATCCCAATAGCAAGGTATATTAACATTGAAGATTCAGAAGAGATTTTGAGAGCTATAAGACTTACTCCTGAGGATATGCCTATTGATTTAATTCTCCATACTCCTGGTGGTTTAGTATTAGCAGCTGAGCAGATAGCTCATGCATTAAAAAATCACAAAGGAAAGGTTACAGTCTTTGTACCTCATTATGCTATGTCAGGAGGAACTTTTATAGCTCTTGCTGCAGACGAAATTATAATGGATGAGAATGCAGTACTTGGTCCTGTAGATCCTCAACTTGGAGAATATCCTGCTGCTTCTATCTTAAATGCTATTAATAGAAAGGGGGCAGATAAAGTCGAAGATAAAACCCTTATTCTGGGAGATGTGGCAGAAAAAGCAATTAGACAGGTAAAAGAATCAGTTTTTGAGCTTTTAAAAGATAAAATGCCTGAAGAGAAAGCAAAGGAGATTGCAGAAATTCTTTCCACAGGTACCTGGACTCATGATTATCCTATAACGGTCGAAGAGGCACAGAAATTAGGTCTTCCTGTAAAAGTTGGATTACCAAAAGAAATTTATGCTCTCATGAATTTATATCCTCAATCTCCTGGTTCAAGACCTTCTGTACAGTACATACCTGTGCCTTATCAGCCTTATAAAGGTGGTGCAAATAATAAAAAATCATAA